The Bosea sp. 685 DNA window GCGTAACCTCCGCGCCGTTCGCACTGACGCCCGAACCCGATCCGATGCGGCCGCAGGAAGCGGCCATGGAGATGCAGATGAGCTGGTCCGCCACGCAATACAGCAAGTTCGAAGCCGAACGGAACCGCCCGATCCGGGACCTGCTCGCCCAGCTTGCAGGCGCCGATGTCGCCTCTGCAGCCGATATCGGCTGCGGCCCCGGCAATTCGACGGAGCTGTTCAAGCAGCGCTTCCCTGAAGCCACGGTCATCGGCATGGATTCCTCGCCCGACATGATCGAAGCCGCCCGCAAGCGCATGCCCGGCACCGGCTTCGAGATCGCCGACATCGCAACCTGGGACAATCCCGGCCCCTTCGACGTGATCTTGTCCAACGCCGCGCTGCAATGGGTGCCGGAGCATCGCGCGCTGTTGCCGGCGCTCATCGCCAAGCTGAAGAACGGCGGCTGCCTCGCCGTGCAGATGCCCGACAATCTCGATGAGCCCGCCCATATCCTGATGCGCGAGACGGCAGCCGACGGCCCCTGGGCCGCGGCGCTGGTGAACGCCTCCAAGGCGCGCGGCACCCGCCAGAGCGCCGATTGGTACTACCGCCTCCTGCGCGAGAGCGCCTCCGGGGTCGACATCTGGCGCACCACCTATCACCATCCCCTGGCGGGCGGCCCATCGGCGATCGTCGAATGGTTCAAGGGCACGGGCTTACGCCCCTTCCTTGACCCGCTCGACGCGGCGCAGCGGGCGGGCTTCCTCGAACGCTATACCGCGTCGATCGCGCAGGCCTACCCCGCCTTGCCAGACGGCAGCGTGCTCCTGCCCTTCCCGCGCCTGTTCTTCGTCGCGACGCGGTGAGCGCAGGCGGACTCGGGACGCTCCAACTGGGACGCTCCAACCGCGAGAGGAGGACCGCTCATGACCCGGCCAGGCCCGACGGTTGAAGCGGATGACGCCCTCCCCTCGGGGCTCGCCTTCGCGGAGGTCAGCTTGCGGCTCAGCCATGTCTACCCGGTCGAGACCTCGCCCTGGGGCGTGCGCGCCTTCCGCTTCGACATCCTGGTCGGCGGGATGGTCGCGGGTACGATCAGCCTGCGGCCGGCGGTCACGCATCTCCTGACCCATCTCTCCGGCCAGATCGGTTTCTCCGTCGAGCCCGGTTTTCGCGGACGCGGGCTTGCCGCAAAGGCGGTCCGCGCGCTCATGCCGGCCGCGCGCGTCCACGGCCTCAATGAGCTCTGGTTCACCACGACCCCCGACAATACCGCCTCAAGACGCACGCTGGAAAAGCTCGGCTGCGCACTGGTCGAAAGCGTCGCGGTGCCGGAGGATTATGTCAGCCATGCCAGCGGCGAACGGACGAAACTGCGCTACCGGCTGGAGCTGGCGGATGAATAATGA harbors:
- the tam gene encoding trans-aconitate 2-methyltransferase, with product MQMSWSATQYSKFEAERNRPIRDLLAQLAGADVASAADIGCGPGNSTELFKQRFPEATVIGMDSSPDMIEAARKRMPGTGFEIADIATWDNPGPFDVILSNAALQWVPEHRALLPALIAKLKNGGCLAVQMPDNLDEPAHILMRETAADGPWAAALVNASKARGTRQSADWYYRLLRESASGVDIWRTTYHHPLAGGPSAIVEWFKGTGLRPFLDPLDAAQRAGFLERYTASIAQAYPALPDGSVLLPFPRLFFVATR
- a CDS encoding GNAT family N-acetyltransferase — translated: MTRPGPTVEADDALPSGLAFAEVSLRLSHVYPVETSPWGVRAFRFDILVGGMVAGTISLRPAVTHLLTHLSGQIGFSVEPGFRGRGLAAKAVRALMPAARVHGLNELWFTTTPDNTASRRTLEKLGCALVESVAVPEDYVSHASGERTKLRYRLELADE